One stretch of Nocardia fluminea DNA includes these proteins:
- a CDS encoding site-specific integrase encodes MADCSPTTGSIASNAARHTQRTLRMIDDTPPQFQEDVRAWVAALGGRGRRPSRPLSEATIAIYLNFALPVLIGWGETYESLRAVEVRDIEEALVGHAGQSRHNVHTALRSLFRGLKRERRVFADPARAVAGRYNRRMLRPVSSDRLHGLFEQFERADHRIILALVAIHALTIEEIIDLRLDQINRTSGRATIVRPHTRHTVWFDQLTTELLHSWLAYRHVRWPSSANPYLLISGYTAPTAVPVSRHYITRPFREIGLTAGQLRVDRILDEATQTGDPVRLMTVFGIGNTTAVRYVRTAHPGQFDVDPTAP; translated from the coding sequence ATGGCTGATTGCAGCCCCACGACCGGGTCGATCGCCAGCAATGCCGCCCGTCATACCCAGCGGACGTTGCGCATGATCGACGACACTCCGCCGCAGTTCCAGGAGGACGTTCGAGCTTGGGTCGCGGCGTTGGGTGGTCGGGGCCGACGGCCGTCGCGTCCGCTGTCGGAGGCGACGATCGCGATCTACCTCAACTTCGCGCTGCCGGTCCTCATCGGTTGGGGCGAGACATACGAAAGCCTGCGTGCCGTCGAAGTCCGGGACATCGAAGAGGCTCTGGTTGGGCATGCCGGGCAGTCACGGCACAACGTTCACACCGCTCTGCGGTCGCTTTTTCGTGGGCTCAAGCGAGAACGGCGTGTATTCGCAGATCCGGCACGAGCTGTCGCCGGGCGCTACAACCGCCGGATGCTTCGCCCTGTCTCTTCGGACCGACTGCACGGACTGTTCGAGCAATTCGAACGCGCCGATCATCGAATCATCCTGGCACTCGTGGCAATTCACGCACTGACCATCGAGGAGATCATCGATCTGCGTCTGGACCAGATCAACCGCACGAGCGGCCGAGCGACCATCGTCCGACCTCACACACGGCACACGGTGTGGTTCGACCAGCTCACCACCGAATTACTGCACAGCTGGCTGGCGTATCGACACGTACGGTGGCCATCGAGCGCGAACCCCTACCTGCTGATCAGTGGATACACCGCGCCGACCGCAGTGCCCGTCAGCCGCCACTACATCACCAGACCGTTCCGGGAGATCGGCCTGACCGCCGGGCAATTACGGGTCGATCGCATCCTCGACGAAGCAACCCAGACCGGCGATCCCGTCAGGTTGATGACCGTTTTCGGCATCGGTAACACCACCGCAGTGCGGTACGTCAGAACCGCTCACCCCGGACAATTCGACGTCGATCCCACCGCGCCGTAA
- a CDS encoding Cas10/Cmr2 second palm domain-containing protein — protein sequence MVLETGSNQALVFGTNKQRLNVAASRLIWQVGFEWIPEAIDEVRVALGESIDHVVKASGLGVMLASEDAGRRVIEIVTRRAVLHAPDLQIWGVVGAAELTADTLNAALAAAQRDSHRHRADRCSVLTRDLNLPYTQLCAYTGRPAVTTVIEGREGDTVARPVSAGVHEFWSQARNARKSLVNRLQAAVSDAEDRAVLDRAVVSRSALESGDGVSAKGWVAVLHADGNGIGEIFANLRHCYTGSELIDRMRSVSEALESAAWAGVARAIVTVGRTAGSGWVLPILVGGDDITVLLDGRYGFAFTTALAAELEVLLEQDIVTTTLARVRAVQGSSGGEVTAPRRVTVAAGLVFTKPHHPFSHGVELAEKLTRCAKTVKVFEVSALDTVVLYESAVRELDAIRADLRTAAGVPLWAGPIILGTAPPELAHRGVDRLWEAMSLLAVGGDTETTPDLVPSGVVHDLRGVLTAPHPDDARLRAVEDRARVLGAERGYSPALTRLLDDHLFVDAPDGRFSRLLTAMELADVGTGTGAIG from the coding sequence GTGGTCTTGGAGACCGGCTCGAATCAGGCTTTGGTCTTCGGCACGAATAAGCAGCGTCTCAACGTCGCTGCGTCGCGTTTGATCTGGCAGGTCGGTTTCGAGTGGATCCCCGAGGCCATCGATGAGGTACGAGTTGCCTTGGGGGAGTCTATCGATCATGTGGTGAAGGCTTCCGGTCTCGGTGTCATGCTGGCTTCGGAAGACGCGGGCCGCAGAGTTATCGAGATTGTGACCAGGCGCGCTGTTCTGCACGCCCCGGACTTGCAGATCTGGGGTGTCGTCGGTGCCGCCGAACTCACCGCTGACACGCTCAATGCTGCTTTGGCTGCGGCGCAGCGTGATTCGCACCGGCATCGCGCCGATCGCTGTTCTGTCCTCACCCGGGACCTGAATCTTCCGTACACCCAGCTGTGCGCTTACACCGGCCGTCCGGCGGTGACCACTGTGATCGAGGGTCGTGAGGGCGACACGGTGGCCCGCCCTGTCTCGGCGGGTGTGCACGAGTTCTGGAGTCAGGCCCGCAACGCACGCAAGTCGCTGGTGAATCGCCTGCAAGCGGCAGTGTCCGACGCTGAGGACCGCGCTGTGCTGGACAGAGCGGTGGTGAGCCGTTCGGCGCTGGAGTCCGGTGACGGTGTCTCGGCGAAGGGCTGGGTGGCGGTCCTGCACGCGGACGGTAATGGTATCGGTGAGATCTTCGCCAACCTGCGCCACTGCTACACCGGGAGCGAGTTGATCGACCGGATGCGTAGTGTCAGTGAGGCATTGGAGTCCGCCGCCTGGGCGGGTGTGGCTCGCGCCATCGTCACGGTGGGCCGGACGGCGGGCTCGGGCTGGGTGCTGCCGATCCTGGTCGGCGGTGACGATATCACCGTATTGCTCGACGGCCGTTACGGTTTCGCGTTCACCACCGCTCTCGCTGCCGAGCTGGAGGTCCTGCTCGAGCAGGACATTGTCACCACGACCCTGGCGCGGGTGCGGGCAGTGCAGGGCAGCTCCGGTGGTGAGGTCACCGCCCCGCGCCGAGTGACGGTCGCCGCGGGTCTGGTGTTCACCAAGCCGCACCACCCGTTCAGTCACGGCGTCGAATTGGCCGAGAAGCTGACCCGGTGCGCCAAGACCGTCAAGGTATTCGAGGTGAGTGCGCTGGACACGGTTGTGCTGTATGAGAGCGCCGTGCGTGAACTCGACGCTATCCGTGCCGATTTGCGGACCGCCGCAGGCGTGCCGCTGTGGGCGGGTCCGATCATCCTCGGTACCGCTCCGCCGGAACTGGCGCATCGAGGGGTGGACCGGTTGTGGGAGGCCATGTCCCTGCTCGCCGTCGGTGGCGACACGGAGACCACCCCGGATCTGGTGCCGTCCGGAGTGGTGCACGATCTACGAGGGGTACTCACCGCCCCACACCCGGATGACGCCCGGCTGCGCGCGGTCGAGGACCGCGCGAGGGTACTCGGCGCCGAACGCGGCTACTCTCCGGCGCTGACCAGGCTTTTGGATGATCACTTGTTCGTCGACGCCCCGGACGGACGGTTCAGCAGGTTGCTGACCGCGATGGAACTGGCCGATGTCGGCACCGGCACCGGGGCGATTGGATGA
- the csx19 gene encoding type III-D CRISPR-associated protein Csx19, producing MTEQHSSATYLAVTQVQDTPTAAQALAAFADYTDLAAAIAFTYTPTAAPWLRCTDGHWHTHTGTGLPADVFELRAFTPEAELRWWRDPHSDTGTAVVLTETVAPPQSTPSARLEQHERSLLLWGSAATTTEDWTNLADPRIGDILWVPLSGTVIGSVVRLHFAEYATVDTHGNLAVTDQRLTHLTHTPPSDIGEHA from the coding sequence ATGACTGAACAACACTCCAGCGCAACATATCTGGCGGTGACGCAGGTCCAGGACACACCTACCGCTGCCCAAGCGCTCGCCGCTTTCGCCGACTACACCGACCTCGCCGCCGCCATCGCATTCACCTACACCCCCACGGCCGCACCCTGGCTGCGCTGCACCGACGGCCACTGGCACACCCACACCGGAACCGGACTGCCCGCCGACGTCTTCGAACTGCGCGCCTTCACTCCAGAGGCCGAACTGCGGTGGTGGCGCGACCCGCACAGCGACACCGGCACCGCGGTCGTCCTCACCGAAACCGTCGCCCCGCCACAGTCGACGCCATCGGCGCGCCTCGAACAACACGAACGCTCCCTGCTGCTGTGGGGCAGCGCCGCCACCACCACCGAGGACTGGACCAACCTCGCCGACCCTCGCATCGGCGACATCCTCTGGGTTCCGCTGTCGGGCACCGTGATCGGCTCGGTCGTACGGCTGCATTTCGCCGAGTACGCCACCGTCGACACCCACGGCAATCTCGCCGTCACCGACCAGCGCCTCACCCACCTCACCCACACCCCACCCTCCGACATCGGGGAGCACGCATGA
- a CDS encoding tyrosine-type recombinase/integrase, whose product MSDFATRRRQRIAADSAPTGAATPARALADVESLQRLDPDVDEREFYRNTLVEYGWARDVAGLTPSTLQQIMYPVIEVCDYFDCVPWRLTQKQFDQYFSGPGKRSHATVRKKTVQIDNYFRFLEQRYAGELLRSFGVGVESPVDPFNRPRHRGDFKLRIPPSHRAMTAFFADWRDALPCSRKYHVNARDYTMAKIAYLSGVRASELCAVRIGDIHWEVGQWGRFVVKGKGARGSGPRERQAFLFEEGRDLLWWYLEQIRGDFTDDPTDAGAPLWPSERLPTAVVALDLAVAPAIQPSTFRRNLKTASLRHLNGPVTELYPHLLRHACATHNYQQGMPLWDVQKLLGHEWASTTVGYLASAGGDPERAVIESTQRAVRRLSTEN is encoded by the coding sequence GTGTCAGATTTCGCTACTCGTCGCAGGCAGCGCATTGCTGCGGACTCGGCACCGACTGGCGCGGCTACTCCGGCGCGGGCACTAGCCGATGTCGAGTCGCTGCAGCGACTCGATCCTGATGTAGACGAGCGCGAGTTCTACCGGAACACCCTGGTCGAATACGGATGGGCCCGAGACGTCGCGGGACTGACTCCGTCGACCCTGCAACAGATCATGTATCCAGTTATCGAGGTGTGCGACTACTTCGATTGTGTGCCATGGCGATTGACGCAGAAACAGTTCGACCAGTATTTCTCGGGTCCTGGTAAACGCAGCCACGCAACCGTGCGCAAGAAGACAGTCCAGATCGACAACTATTTTCGGTTCCTTGAGCAGCGATACGCGGGTGAGCTTTTGAGGTCTTTCGGCGTCGGTGTCGAATCGCCAGTCGATCCGTTCAACCGGCCCCGGCACCGAGGAGATTTCAAGCTCAGGATCCCGCCGTCTCACCGGGCGATGACGGCGTTCTTCGCTGACTGGCGTGACGCGCTTCCGTGTTCGCGGAAGTACCACGTCAACGCCCGTGACTACACCATGGCCAAGATTGCGTACCTATCTGGAGTACGTGCGTCGGAGCTGTGCGCCGTACGGATCGGTGATATCCATTGGGAAGTTGGTCAGTGGGGACGCTTTGTCGTCAAGGGCAAGGGCGCACGTGGATCAGGGCCGCGGGAGCGGCAAGCGTTCTTGTTCGAAGAAGGCCGTGATCTGCTGTGGTGGTACCTCGAACAAATTCGGGGTGACTTCACCGATGACCCCACCGATGCCGGCGCACCTCTATGGCCATCGGAGCGTCTACCAACTGCTGTGGTGGCGCTTGACCTGGCTGTGGCACCAGCAATTCAGCCCTCGACATTTCGGCGCAACCTCAAGACTGCCTCGCTCCGTCACCTGAACGGCCCGGTAACCGAGCTGTATCCGCATCTGCTGCGCCACGCTTGTGCCACACACAATTACCAGCAGGGCATGCCGTTGTGGGATGTGCAGAAGCTGCTGGGACACGAGTGGGCCAGCACGACTGTGGGTTACCTGGCGTCGGCCGGAGGTGACCCGGAACGGGCGGTCATCGAATCGACACAGCGCGCTGTACGGCGCTTGAGTACGGAGAACTGA
- a CDS encoding RAMP superfamily CRISPR-associated protein: MSALTARYTLTGELVTRSPLHIGAATPGSITDMEQVRDGLDRLVIPGTSLAGVLRSADGGDERWWGTHLTEAEVDRRGAHASRITIADAPAADGRVLIRDGVSIDRVTGAAAHRHLFSRQVVATGTRFAFTAWLEVARGDDDEAAATLMQELAARLIGGITVGAAASAGLGRLELDAAQLRREDFATPSGLFDALTERGTLIDLTADTPPRGTLRITIPWTPLGPIMSKVATAAGEAAAWPALDTDATGDHLRLLIPGTSIKGLLRGHAERIVRTLTGNTVDSTDPLVQLERSAALPAIGELFGAAADLAAGTPGRRGLLSVREVTSTVTIPVDRWQAARAAASAPATSATERDRRRLAFAAAIDRLNEQTAPHGLWFDIAARTAIDRWTGAASDGLLFTALEPHTDPEANAWSAIELELDLTRPSTIGIEALLALLLLLVRDLAEGWIPFGFGTTRGLGALRADPASITVTIDAQTPESVRSLSGKTLHDILTDPALATGLESAWHRALATSGATHS; encoded by the coding sequence ATGAGCGCGCTGACCGCCCGCTACACCCTGACCGGTGAACTCGTCACTCGTTCGCCTCTGCACATCGGTGCCGCCACACCGGGCTCGATCACCGATATGGAACAGGTCCGCGACGGCCTGGACCGCCTGGTCATCCCGGGAACCTCCCTGGCCGGTGTACTACGCAGCGCCGATGGCGGCGACGAGAGATGGTGGGGCACCCATCTCACCGAGGCCGAGGTCGACCGGCGCGGCGCGCACGCCTCTCGCATCACCATCGCCGACGCCCCGGCGGCCGATGGGCGCGTGCTGATCCGCGACGGCGTCAGCATCGACCGAGTGACCGGCGCGGCCGCGCACCGCCACCTGTTCAGCCGCCAAGTCGTGGCCACCGGAACACGGTTCGCGTTCACCGCCTGGCTCGAGGTCGCTCGCGGCGATGACGACGAAGCCGCGGCGACGCTCATGCAGGAACTCGCCGCCCGCCTGATCGGGGGCATCACCGTCGGCGCTGCCGCGAGCGCCGGTCTCGGCCGGCTCGAGCTCGACGCCGCGCAACTGCGGCGCGAGGACTTCGCCACCCCCTCCGGGCTTTTCGACGCACTCACCGAGCGCGGCACGCTCATCGACCTGACCGCCGATACCCCGCCGAGGGGAACTCTGCGCATCACCATCCCGTGGACTCCGCTCGGCCCGATCATGTCGAAAGTCGCCACCGCCGCGGGCGAAGCCGCCGCATGGCCCGCGCTCGACACCGACGCCACCGGCGACCACCTGAGATTGCTCATCCCCGGCACCTCGATCAAGGGTCTGCTGCGCGGCCACGCCGAGCGCATCGTCCGCACCCTGACCGGCAACACCGTCGACTCCACCGATCCGCTGGTCCAGCTCGAACGCTCCGCCGCCCTGCCGGCTATAGGCGAGCTGTTCGGTGCCGCGGCCGACCTCGCCGCGGGCACCCCCGGTCGGCGCGGGCTGCTCTCGGTGCGAGAAGTGACCAGCACGGTCACGATCCCCGTCGACCGCTGGCAGGCCGCGCGCGCTGCCGCGTCCGCGCCCGCCACCAGCGCGACCGAACGCGACCGCCGCCGTCTGGCCTTCGCGGCGGCCATCGACCGGTTGAACGAGCAGACCGCTCCGCACGGCCTGTGGTTCGATATCGCCGCCCGCACCGCCATTGACCGCTGGACCGGCGCCGCCTCCGACGGTCTGCTGTTCACCGCACTCGAACCCCATACCGACCCCGAGGCGAATGCCTGGAGCGCGATCGAACTCGAACTCGACCTCACCAGGCCCAGCACGATCGGCATCGAGGCGCTGCTCGCCCTGCTACTGCTGCTGGTCCGCGATCTCGCCGAAGGCTGGATACCGTTCGGATTCGGCACCACGCGCGGCCTGGGCGCGCTGCGCGCCGACCCGGCATCGATCACCGTCACCATCGACGCGCAGACACCAGAATCTGTGCGCTCGCTGTCAGGAAAGACTCTGCACGACATCCTGACCGACCCCGCCCTCGCCACCGGCCTCGAGAGCGCCTGGCACCGTGCACTCGCCACCAGCGGAGCGACCCACTCATGA
- a CDS encoding TIGR03986 family type III CRISPR-associated RAMP protein — translation MTSRRPGPRRPANPPTQQPRSAQPGPPGAAPHQFLNPFNFIATPERDVEHPDFGDGTPTSHESFAADTYSGGIEVTLTTRTPLLLVDQARARPATDHAPKRASTRRAGTSSTAPPLLNGSTVKGMLRSAFEAITNSRYGVVSARHTLPVAVRQQPSAMNRKSLKPALVLGKSPAGDWIATAVDALDLTEDATDYYPLESDTPLHPGPWVPNKYGPALAAALGLSGPTQLDNQVVEAWIHLQVHPADRGRRSFGLWRVSDIAPPGRLAQPSRPENPGWTVFNEPIKVRGRLLWTHSSFPAGGRKKHDERLVVTDILAGPGELFSFKLVVIPQQVARRFEGIIESFRRAHDTESNLEQKYGSYVWDPQRWRLAPGRTLYIELGPEQKPTAKSLYPAVIGREPFPLAPVDLIDEKHAPAQEYAALSPADRVFGWVHPSAADQPQSEPTAYRSNLRVDPPVCDSDTAAITTLESPIELGALNTPKTEQFRFYTADAKGYTEGTRLRGRKTFLPHRDTLDDTDYWKPRGATSRTREYLAAQPGNKPKIKTAVTSWVPIGTSFRTTIWVQNLSEAELAALLWLLTLPEGAVFGIGLGKPLGFGSVTVRADLDTTRLHTHDQMRQRYRHLTATPDALTPDALSAIADSFPERADRAGLRAVRQQFLESVTGFGGFPVHYPRLGRADGTASAPTETSYEWFVQNNKQSNPNALPALGGNRPPTLPYLKPAEDR, via the coding sequence ATGACATCGCGCAGACCCGGACCCCGGCGACCGGCGAACCCGCCCACCCAGCAGCCACGCTCGGCTCAGCCCGGCCCGCCGGGCGCCGCGCCGCACCAGTTCCTCAACCCCTTTAACTTCATCGCCACCCCCGAACGCGACGTCGAGCACCCCGATTTCGGCGACGGCACCCCAACCAGCCACGAAAGTTTCGCCGCCGACACCTACAGCGGCGGTATCGAGGTCACCCTCACCACCCGCACCCCGCTTCTTCTGGTCGATCAAGCCCGCGCCCGCCCCGCCACCGACCACGCGCCCAAACGCGCGAGCACCCGCCGCGCGGGCACATCCAGCACCGCACCCCCGCTACTGAACGGTTCGACTGTCAAGGGCATGCTGCGCTCGGCCTTCGAAGCGATCACCAACTCCCGCTACGGTGTGGTCTCGGCCAGGCACACCCTGCCCGTCGCCGTGCGCCAGCAACCGAGCGCGATGAATCGCAAGAGCCTCAAACCCGCGCTGGTCCTGGGTAAAAGCCCGGCGGGGGACTGGATCGCCACCGCCGTGGACGCCCTCGACCTCACCGAGGACGCGACCGACTACTACCCGCTCGAATCCGACACCCCCCTGCACCCAGGCCCCTGGGTTCCGAACAAATATGGCCCCGCCCTGGCGGCCGCGCTCGGACTGAGCGGCCCCACTCAGCTCGACAACCAGGTGGTCGAGGCCTGGATCCACCTGCAAGTGCACCCTGCCGACCGTGGTCGGCGTTCGTTCGGCCTCTGGCGGGTCTCCGATATCGCGCCACCGGGGCGGCTCGCGCAGCCCTCGCGCCCGGAGAACCCCGGTTGGACAGTGTTCAACGAGCCGATCAAAGTCCGTGGACGCCTGCTCTGGACCCATTCCAGCTTCCCCGCGGGCGGGCGTAAGAAGCACGACGAGCGGCTCGTGGTCACCGACATCCTCGCCGGCCCCGGTGAACTGTTCTCGTTCAAACTCGTGGTGATCCCGCAGCAGGTCGCACGCCGCTTCGAGGGCATCATCGAATCCTTCCGCCGCGCCCATGACACCGAATCGAACCTCGAGCAGAAATACGGCTCCTACGTCTGGGATCCCCAACGCTGGCGCCTGGCCCCCGGCCGCACCCTCTACATCGAACTCGGCCCGGAGCAGAAACCGACCGCGAAAAGCCTCTACCCCGCCGTCATCGGCCGCGAACCGTTCCCGCTGGCACCGGTCGACCTGATCGACGAAAAGCACGCTCCCGCACAGGAATACGCGGCGCTCTCCCCGGCCGACCGGGTATTCGGCTGGGTGCACCCGAGCGCGGCCGACCAACCACAATCAGAACCCACCGCCTACCGCTCGAACCTGCGCGTGGATCCACCGGTCTGCGACAGCGACACCGCCGCGATCACCACCCTGGAAAGCCCGATCGAACTCGGCGCCCTGAATACCCCCAAGACCGAACAGTTCCGCTTCTACACCGCCGACGCCAAGGGCTACACCGAAGGCACCCGCCTGCGCGGGCGCAAGACCTTCCTCCCACACCGCGACACGCTCGACGACACCGATTACTGGAAACCACGCGGCGCTACCTCCCGCACCCGCGAATACCTGGCCGCTCAACCCGGCAACAAACCGAAGATCAAAACAGCGGTGACGTCCTGGGTCCCGATCGGCACCAGCTTCCGGACCACCATCTGGGTGCAGAACCTGTCCGAAGCCGAACTCGCCGCACTGCTCTGGCTGCTCACCCTGCCGGAGGGCGCGGTATTCGGCATCGGCCTGGGCAAACCACTGGGCTTCGGCTCGGTCACCGTCCGCGCCGATCTCGACACGACCCGCCTGCACACCCACGACCAGATGCGGCAACGGTACCGCCACCTCACCGCCACCCCCGACGCCCTCACTCCGGACGCCCTCAGCGCGATCGCCGACAGCTTCCCCGAACGCGCGGACCGCGCCGGCCTGCGCGCGGTGCGCCAGCAATTCCTCGAGTCGGTTACCGGTTTCGGCGGATTCCCGGTGCACTACCCGCGCCTGGGCCGAGCCGACGGCACCGCATCCGCACCCACCGAGACCAGCTACGAGTGGTTCGTCCAAAACAACAAACAGTCGAACCCCAATGCCCTGCCCGCACTCGGCGGCAACCGCCCGCCTACCCTTCCCTACCTGAAACCCGCAGAGGACCGGTGA
- a CDS encoding RAMP superfamily CRISPR-associated protein: MTAGTPIRIGMRFDSDWHVGVGFGRRGSVDRAIATDAQGLPFVPAKTAVGILRDAAEIAAAALETEGSSRWSAWVDVVFGSQPARATGRPVRPRPAALHSAPLRLAAKTRAFIAAPRDGVITAADLVAATRVVRAGVRIDPDSRTAEHETFRQIERARAGMEVTADWVLIHPADAETWPAQLLLVAASRIVRSLGGDRRRGAGAVRITLDGLAELTTLRDRYDNTELPAPWPHTTITAPAPAATVATTGPLRHRADLVLTVRRPVVVDAGTRGNIVRTNTFVPGSLLLPLLRPALGVALAELIRSGSVVVTDATLDIGGTRGMPWPLTLARSKDSAPDTDRFVNRLHEHTANPRLQPERHRYLHPCGQRSSAVAISESMHAVIDDTKQRPTTETGGLFVYHGIAPGTVLRAELYLPESVELDPAVLAGEHRIGRSAKDDYGLVELDVTEPGRAPEPENIAAGAEFTVWITAQTLIRDARGGFDTTPAGLVAELSTALGARIAVADPTGRETVALGVVRREGWQRGWGLPRPSLVGIAAGSALLCSAETAIDRARIAVVQAAGIGQRTAEGSGRILIDAPALATAQPRIEHAESPPVGDLTDIEPEPDPTLLRAAWRTVITAAALTVAAKRCRAFLAADLTRAQLGDLHTVLDGLPADPDRSGSATWLASVRRGESAAVWGEQSLTRLEGLLTARPDDPGHPVWELLFGDAPADRPDAELTGYAVQVALGEMLRIATRPEVRA; encoded by the coding sequence ATGACGGCCGGAACGCCGATCCGGATCGGCATGCGGTTCGATTCGGACTGGCATGTCGGTGTCGGTTTCGGTAGGCGCGGTAGCGTGGACCGGGCCATTGCCACCGACGCGCAGGGCCTTCCGTTCGTGCCTGCCAAAACCGCCGTCGGTATCCTGCGTGACGCCGCCGAAATCGCCGCCGCCGCACTGGAGACCGAAGGATCGAGCCGGTGGAGTGCTTGGGTCGATGTGGTCTTCGGTTCGCAGCCCGCTCGCGCCACCGGTCGTCCCGTCCGGCCGCGCCCGGCGGCGCTGCACAGCGCCCCACTGCGTCTGGCGGCCAAGACCCGGGCCTTCATCGCCGCGCCCCGCGACGGCGTCATCACCGCAGCCGATCTCGTTGCGGCGACGCGGGTGGTGCGGGCGGGGGTGAGGATCGATCCCGATTCGCGCACCGCCGAGCACGAGACTTTCCGGCAGATCGAACGCGCCCGCGCCGGGATGGAAGTCACCGCCGACTGGGTGCTGATCCACCCCGCCGATGCCGAAACCTGGCCCGCACAGCTTCTTCTGGTCGCCGCGTCGCGGATCGTGCGCAGCCTGGGCGGTGATCGCCGCCGCGGTGCCGGAGCGGTCAGGATAACCCTGGACGGCCTCGCCGAGCTGACAACGCTGCGCGACCGCTATGACAACACCGAACTGCCCGCACCGTGGCCCCACACCACCATCACGGCCCCCGCACCCGCCGCGACCGTCGCGACCACGGGCCCACTGCGCCACCGTGCCGACCTGGTGCTCACTGTCCGGCGCCCGGTCGTCGTGGACGCTGGTACGCGCGGAAATATCGTGCGCACGAACACCTTCGTGCCGGGCTCGCTGCTGCTGCCTCTGCTGCGCCCCGCGCTCGGCGTGGCTTTGGCGGAGCTGATCCGCTCCGGATCGGTCGTTGTCACCGACGCCACCCTCGATATCGGCGGCACCCGGGGTATGCCGTGGCCGCTGACGCTCGCCCGGTCCAAGGACAGCGCCCCCGACACCGATCGGTTCGTGAACCGGTTGCACGAGCACACTGCCAACCCGCGCTTGCAGCCCGAACGCCACCGCTATCTGCACCCGTGCGGGCAGCGCAGCAGCGCGGTCGCGATCAGCGAGTCGATGCACGCGGTGATCGACGACACCAAGCAGCGCCCCACCACCGAAACCGGCGGCCTGTTCGTCTATCACGGTATCGCGCCGGGCACGGTGTTGCGCGCGGAGTTGTACCTGCCGGAAAGCGTCGAGTTGGACCCCGCCGTGCTCGCCGGCGAGCACCGGATCGGCCGCTCCGCCAAGGACGACTACGGCCTGGTCGAACTCGACGTCACCGAGCCCGGTCGAGCACCCGAACCCGAGAACATCGCGGCGGGAGCAGAATTCACGGTGTGGATCACCGCGCAAACCTTGATCCGCGACGCCAGGGGCGGATTCGACACCACCCCTGCGGGTTTGGTCGCGGAACTGTCCACCGCGCTCGGTGCGCGCATCGCCGTCGCCGATCCGACCGGCCGCGAGACCGTCGCGTTGGGTGTGGTGCGCCGTGAGGGGTGGCAGCGCGGCTGGGGCCTGCCCCGCCCGTCGCTGGTCGGGATCGCGGCGGGCTCGGCACTGCTGTGTTCGGCCGAGACCGCTATCGACCGCGCCCGGATCGCGGTGGTCCAAGCGGCGGGAATCGGGCAGCGCACCGCCGAGGGGTCCGGCCGTATCCTGATCGACGCACCCGCGCTCGCCACCGCGCAACCCCGCATCGAACACGCCGAGTCGCCGCCGGTCGGCGACCTCACCGATATCGAACCCGAGCCCGACCCGACACTGCTGCGCGCCGCGTGGCGCACCGTCATCACCGCGGCAGCGCTCACCGTCGCCGCGAAGCGATGCCGGGCCTTCCTCGCCGCCGACCTCACTCGTGCCCAGCTCGGTGACCTGCACACCGTGCTCGACGGGCTACCGGCCGACCCCGACCGGTCAGGGTCTGCGACCTGGCTCGCTTCGGTCCGCCGCGGCGAGTCGGCAGCGGTGTGGGGGGAGCAGTCGCTGACCAGGCTCGAAGGGCTGCTCACCGCACGACCGGACGATCCCGGGCATCCGGTGTGGGAGTTGCTGTTCGGCGACGCTCCCGCCGACCGCCCGGACGCCGAACTCACCGGCTACGCCGTGCAGGTCGCACTCGGGGAAATGCTGCGCATCGCGACCCGACCGGAGGTACGGGCATGA
- a CDS encoding helix-turn-helix domain-containing protein, whose protein sequence is MKWNLRMVAAQRDIWRPTQLLKAFEEVDFHPSLSKAAALWSSAPITVRLDDLDKICSALNCTVGDLMQAEEAAASHLEQPVARVVGDRVRPSSPVTGKRLRGTRRVPPPN, encoded by the coding sequence ATGAAGTGGAACTTGCGAATGGTCGCGGCGCAACGAGACATCTGGCGCCCAACGCAGCTGCTGAAAGCATTCGAGGAAGTCGATTTCCATCCTTCGCTCAGCAAGGCCGCAGCGTTGTGGTCCTCGGCCCCCATCACCGTGCGTCTCGACGATCTCGACAAGATTTGTTCGGCGTTGAACTGCACCGTCGGCGATCTGATGCAGGCAGAAGAGGCTGCTGCCAGCCACTTGGAGCAACCAGTAGCACGTGTAGTCGGCGATCGAGTAAGGCCGTCGTCGCCTGTGACCGGTAAAAGATTGCGCGGTACCCGCCGAGTGCCACCCCCGAACTGA